ACTGCAAATTTCTTGTTTAAAGAATAGATTGAAAAGTACCATTTAAAGGCGGGAAATTACCTTTCCCCTTCTAAACATACCAACTAAATTGCTAAAATATTAAAGCAATTATTATGGATACCAAAAACTACTTTAAAATATTAGTTGACGAAATACACTCTACAGTTGTAGCCACAACCGATGAAAAAGGATTACCAGTTACCAGAGTAATTGATATGATGTTGTACGATGATGAGGGAATCTATTTTCTCACAGCAAAAGGAAAAGCTTTTTACAGGCAACTTATGGCTAAAAGCTATGTCTCCTTAAGTGGAATGACTTCCGGATTGAATACCATGGCAAAAAAAGCAATATCAATTGCTGGAGCTGTTCGAAATATTGGTTCTGAAAAACGTGATGAGATTTTCAAAAAGAATCCATACATGGCAGAAATTTATGAAAGTGAAGAAAGCCGCACAGCTTTAGAAGTATTCTATTTGTATAAAGGACAAGGTGAATTTTTCGATTTATCGACAAAGCCTATCACAAGAGATAGTTTTGTGTTCGGAGGAAAAGAAATGCAACAATATGGCTACTTTATTACCA
This genomic interval from uncultured Marinifilum sp. contains the following:
- a CDS encoding 4Fe-4S binding protein, whose amino-acid sequence is MDTKNYFKILVDEIHSTVVATTDEKGLPVTRVIDMMLYDDEGIYFLTAKGKAFYRQLMAKSYVSLSGMTSGLNTMAKKAISIAGAVRNIGSEKRDEIFKKNPYMAEIYESEESRTALEVFYLYKGQGEFFDLSTKPITRDSFVFGGKEMQQYGYFITNDCNACGLCVNTCPQDCITRGNTYKINQENCLHCGNCMEVCPAEAVINEEK